A section of the Streptomyces sp. V3I8 genome encodes:
- the trmB gene encoding tRNA (guanosine(46)-N7)-methyltransferase TrmB produces MSDSPRTPDARSPRPRSEPRFPDGPQPDPAGSHFERRIRSFQPRRSRVTAGQADALRRLWPKWGLDIDGSRTLDLPALFAADIPVVLEIGFGMGETTARMAAADPGTGILAADVHTPGQGNLLNLADQAGLSNIRVANGDAIILLREMLAPHTLAGLRVYFPDPWPKKRHHKRRLIQPEFLTLAASRLRPGALLHCATDWEPYAEVMLDVLTAHPDFENTQPPDGDGYAPRPDFRPRTRFEGQGLDKGHVVNDLLFRRVPLGADADTTGSGSTDT; encoded by the coding sequence GTGTCTGACTCACCCCGCACCCCCGATGCGCGGTCCCCGCGCCCCAGGAGCGAACCCCGCTTCCCCGACGGCCCCCAGCCCGACCCGGCCGGTTCGCACTTCGAGCGCCGGATCCGCAGCTTCCAGCCCCGCCGCAGCCGGGTGACCGCCGGCCAGGCGGACGCGCTGCGACGGCTGTGGCCCAAGTGGGGCCTGGACATCGACGGCAGCCGGACGCTCGATCTCCCCGCCCTGTTCGCGGCGGACATCCCGGTCGTCCTCGAGATCGGTTTCGGCATGGGCGAGACGACCGCCCGCATGGCCGCCGCCGACCCCGGCACCGGCATCCTCGCCGCGGACGTCCACACCCCGGGCCAGGGCAACCTGCTGAACCTCGCGGACCAGGCCGGCCTGTCCAACATCCGCGTGGCCAACGGCGACGCCATCATCCTGCTCCGCGAGATGCTCGCCCCGCACACCCTCGCCGGCCTGCGCGTCTACTTCCCGGACCCCTGGCCCAAGAAGCGCCACCACAAGCGCCGCCTGATCCAGCCGGAGTTCCTCACCCTCGCGGCCTCCCGCCTGCGCCCCGGCGCACTGCTGCACTGCGCGACGGACTGGGAACCGTACGCCGAGGTCATGCTCGACGTCCTGACCGCGCACCCGGACTTCGAGAACACGCAGCCCCCGGACGGCGACGGCTACGCGCCCCGCCCCGACTTCCGTCCCCGGACCCGTTTCGAGGGCCAGGGCCTGGACAAGGGCCACGTGGTGAACGATCTCCTGTTCCGCCGCGTACCGCTGGGTGCGGATGCGGACACCACGGGCAGCGGCAGCACGGACACCTGA
- the lhgO gene encoding L-2-hydroxyglutarate oxidase: protein MGGLMVRAGGYDCDVVVVGGGIVGLSTAHAVTRAAPGTRVTVLEKEPGPARHQTGRNSGVIHSGIYYRPGSLKARFAARGGAELVKFCAEYGIAHEVTGKLIVATERDELPRLHALVQRGRENGIPVRELGPTQIAEYEPGVRGLAAIHVATTGVCDFVGVARRLADASGAHLRYGTKAVYIDRRPDRGVAVRTDDGTVVRARVLVNCAGLHCDEIARLTGDEPQMRIVPFRGEYFTLARPDLVRGLVYPVPDPAFPFLGVHLTRGIDGSVHVGPNAVPALAREGYDWRTVRARDLYSSLSWPGSWHMARRHWRYGTGEISRSVSKAVFVRSVRRLLPAATADDLVPAPAGVRAQAVLRDGTLVDDFLIQEGPRTVHVLNAPSPAATASLPIGREVARRALTALRTG, encoded by the coding sequence GTGACGCGCGCGGCGCCGGGGACGCGCGTGACCGTGCTGGAGAAGGAGCCCGGCCCGGCCCGCCACCAGACCGGGCGCAACAGCGGGGTCATCCACAGCGGGATCTACTACCGGCCGGGCTCGCTGAAGGCACGGTTCGCTGCGCGGGGCGGCGCCGAGCTGGTGAAGTTCTGCGCCGAGTACGGGATCGCCCACGAGGTGACCGGCAAGCTGATCGTCGCCACGGAGCGGGACGAGCTCCCGCGTCTGCACGCCCTGGTCCAGCGGGGCCGGGAGAACGGCATCCCGGTCCGGGAGCTGGGCCCCACCCAGATCGCCGAGTACGAGCCCGGGGTGCGGGGCCTCGCCGCGATCCACGTCGCCACGACCGGCGTGTGCGACTTCGTGGGTGTGGCGCGCCGGCTCGCGGACGCCTCCGGGGCCCACCTCAGGTACGGCACGAAGGCCGTGTACATCGACCGCCGCCCCGACCGCGGCGTGGCGGTCCGCACGGACGACGGCACGGTCGTGCGCGCCCGTGTCCTGGTGAACTGCGCCGGCCTGCACTGCGACGAGATCGCCCGCCTCACGGGCGACGAACCGCAGATGCGGATCGTCCCCTTCCGCGGCGAGTACTTCACCCTCGCCCGCCCCGACCTGGTCCGCGGCCTCGTCTATCCCGTCCCGGACCCCGCCTTCCCCTTCCTCGGCGTCCACCTCACCCGCGGCATCGACGGCAGCGTCCACGTCGGCCCGAACGCGGTCCCCGCCCTGGCCCGGGAGGGCTACGACTGGCGGACGGTCCGCGCCCGCGACCTGTACTCGTCCCTCAGCTGGCCCGGCTCCTGGCACATGGCCCGCCGCCACTGGCGCTACGGCACCGGCGAGATCAGCCGTTCGGTCAGCAAGGCCGTCTTCGTCCGTTCCGTCCGCCGCCTGCTCCCCGCGGCGACGGCGGACGACCTGGTCCCCGCCCCCGCGGGTGTCCGCGCCCAGGCGGTCCTGCGCGACGGCACCCTGGTGGACGACTTCCTGATCCAGGAGGGCCCCCGCACGGTCCACGTCCTGAACGCCCCCTCCCCCGCGGCGACCGCCTCCCTCCCCATCGGCCGGGAGGTCGCCCGAAGAGCCCTCACCGCCCTCAGAACCGGCTGA